In Thermosynechococcus sichuanensis E542, a single genomic region encodes these proteins:
- the rpsU gene encoding 30S ribosomal protein S21 — protein MSEVRLGENESIESALRRFKKKIQKAGILSEVKRRERYEKPSLRRKRKQEAARKRNR, from the coding sequence GTGTCTGAAGTGCGTTTAGGTGAAAACGAATCCATTGAATCCGCTCTGCGGCGATTCAAGAAAAAAATCCAAAAAGCGGGTATTCTTTCGGAAGTCAAACGGCGTGAACGTTACGAAAAACCCAGCCTGCGCCGCAAACGCAAACAGGAGGCCGCCCGCAAGCGCAATCGCTAA